In Halanaeroarchaeum sp. HSR-CO, one DNA window encodes the following:
- a CDS encoding mandelate racemase/muconate lactonizing enzyme family protein — MSIDSITIRRLSVPMHQSYGSAHHRDFDEMESTLVEITGEGEYGIGTADATPGYSIQTHDEIVASLRDRLGPAVLEADPRTPNALLEVFAAVDQIPNAKCALEVAFLDWYGTVHDQPLSELLWGARRDRVPLNGWVGIDTPETMAEEAREWLADGYRSIKIKLSGDADTDVERVAAVCDAVCEEGMDVRADVNQGYDVETAIEVAKRLEDYPLTHLEQPVPKGDVDGLARVTDSTSTVIMADEAIQTAADAFDILARGAADRIKVKILRMGGVLGTRRVLEAAALADTTVVVGHGFGLSPATAAEVTMTATHDAVFGAVESVGPLKMAAEPFAGLTIENGYAELPTGSGHGVDVDRSALEEVTDETHTVS; from the coding sequence ATGTCCATCGATTCAATCACCATCCGTCGCCTCTCGGTGCCCATGCACCAGTCCTACGGCAGTGCTCACCACCGGGATTTCGACGAGATGGAATCGACTCTCGTCGAGATCACCGGAGAGGGAGAGTACGGCATCGGGACCGCCGATGCGACACCGGGATACTCCATCCAGACACACGACGAGATCGTCGCCAGTCTCCGAGACCGACTCGGCCCGGCGGTACTCGAGGCCGACCCGAGGACGCCGAACGCCCTCCTCGAAGTATTCGCCGCGGTCGATCAGATCCCGAACGCGAAATGTGCACTCGAAGTCGCCTTCCTCGACTGGTATGGCACGGTCCACGACCAGCCACTATCCGAACTCCTCTGGGGCGCGCGACGCGACCGGGTCCCGCTCAACGGCTGGGTCGGCATCGATACGCCCGAGACGATGGCTGAGGAGGCAAGAGAATGGCTCGCTGACGGCTATCGGTCGATCAAGATCAAACTCTCCGGGGACGCCGACACCGACGTCGAGCGAGTCGCAGCGGTGTGCGATGCAGTCTGCGAGGAGGGGATGGACGTGCGGGCCGACGTGAATCAGGGCTACGACGTCGAGACGGCCATCGAGGTCGCAAAGCGCCTGGAGGATTACCCGCTGACACACCTCGAACAGCCCGTCCCGAAAGGTGACGTCGACGGTCTCGCCAGGGTGACCGATTCCACCTCGACGGTCATCATGGCCGACGAGGCCATCCAGACCGCGGCGGACGCGTTCGACATTCTCGCCCGGGGCGCGGCCGACCGGATCAAGGTCAAGATCCTCAGGATGGGTGGCGTCCTGGGGACCCGTCGAGTGCTCGAAGCGGCCGCCCTCGCGGACACGACGGTCGTGGTCGGCCACGGGTTCGGCCTCTCCCCGGCAACGGCGGCCGAAGTGACCATGACCGCGACACACGACGCCGTGTTCGGCGCCGTGGAGAGTGTGGGCCCGCTCAAGATGGCCGCCGAACCGTTCGCGGGACTCACGATCGAGAATGGGTATGCCGAACTGCCGACCGGGAGCGGCCACGGTGTCGATGTCGATCGGTCGGCGCTCGAGGAGGTCACCGACGAGACACACACGGTCTCCTGA
- a CDS encoding SLC13 family permease: protein MQRIGRLGRLLTVWAVRPAVGALLALAVLLTGIFLETSLSVTAQRSLTIFVFAAVLWVTKPVPLGVSSLLSVVLLPLLGVTDTFDAAATGFASRLVFFLLLLFLLGEAITKVGLDEHVARQLLTASSTPKGSLHRLSGYLLTTALFMPSGIARTVTFVPIVDRLNDLYELSERNDFLRSAYLLVGQINPIASLALMTGGGMAILSSEIIRIDIRAITWLEWLVYMLPPIVVIYGVSALVLAEVFSVNDTVTVSHTAASTVDITHDQKVVAVVITATIALWVIGSLTGLSTIVPPMLAVVVLTAPGVRVLTEQDLRTVNWGILLLFGAILSLIASLKQTGAMAFLIEWLLGLVPLTTYPVWLAIAIVLFGVVLLRLLFSTASACLAITLPVIITLAETLSIEPLFFAFSTVIIVGSTTLLPFHLPTVLIVNEHYSGLHNRDVFFVGLLSLVVASVVTALSWWLYWPML, encoded by the coding sequence ATGCAACGGATAGGACGTCTCGGGCGATTATTGACGGTCTGGGCGGTCCGGCCAGCAGTCGGTGCCCTACTCGCCCTCGCCGTCCTCCTCACCGGGATATTCCTCGAGACATCACTCTCCGTGACCGCCCAGCGGTCCCTGACCATCTTCGTCTTTGCCGCCGTTCTGTGGGTGACCAAACCGGTTCCACTGGGCGTCTCGAGCCTGTTGAGTGTGGTCTTACTACCGTTGCTCGGGGTCACCGACACCTTCGATGCGGCTGCAACCGGGTTCGCCTCTCGACTCGTCTTCTTTCTCCTCCTGCTTTTCCTCCTCGGTGAGGCGATTACGAAGGTCGGGCTCGACGAGCACGTCGCTCGACAGCTCCTGACCGCCTCGAGCACACCGAAAGGGTCGCTTCATCGGCTCTCGGGATACCTGTTGACGACGGCGTTGTTCATGCCCTCGGGGATCGCCAGGACGGTCACCTTCGTCCCGATCGTCGATCGTCTCAACGACCTGTACGAGTTGAGCGAGCGAAACGATTTCCTCCGGTCCGCCTACCTCCTGGTCGGGCAGATCAACCCGATAGCGTCGTTGGCTCTCATGACCGGCGGCGGAATGGCGATTCTCTCCTCGGAGATCATCCGGATCGACATCCGGGCGATCACCTGGCTCGAATGGCTGGTGTACATGCTGCCACCGATCGTCGTCATCTATGGAGTGAGCGCCCTCGTCCTCGCCGAGGTGTTCTCGGTGAACGATACGGTAACCGTCTCACACACAGCGGCGTCGACAGTCGATATCACCCACGACCAGAAGGTCGTCGCCGTCGTCATTACCGCGACGATCGCCCTCTGGGTTATTGGTTCCCTAACTGGACTATCGACGATCGTACCGCCGATGTTGGCCGTCGTGGTATTGACTGCACCCGGCGTTCGTGTCCTCACCGAACAGGATCTTCGGACCGTCAACTGGGGGATTCTTCTGCTCTTCGGTGCGATCCTCTCCTTGATCGCGTCGCTGAAGCAGACGGGGGCGATGGCGTTCTTGATCGAGTGGCTACTGGGGCTCGTTCCGTTGACGACCTACCCCGTCTGGCTGGCCATTGCCATCGTTCTCTTCGGCGTCGTCCTGCTCAGACTCCTGTTCTCGACGGCCTCGGCCTGTCTGGCCATTACCCTCCCAGTCATCATCACGCTCGCGGAGACGCTCTCGATCGAACCGCTGTTTTTCGCCTTCTCGACCGTCATCATCGTCGGTTCGACGACGCTCCTGCCGTTTCATCTGCCGACGGTCCTCATCGTCAACGAACATTACAGTGGGTTGCACAATCGAGACGTGTTCTTCGTCGGGCTGTTGTCGCTGGTCGTCGCCTCGGTCGTGACCGCGCTCAGTTGGTGGCTCTACTGGCCGATGCTCTGA
- a CDS encoding hydroxyacid dehydrogenase → MTTALIDQDIQPTDLLIETLDAGIETTVGGDPDAAALIQSLKETDVLFTTSRLPVTRRVLTETDLEVVGKLGTGIDNVDLRAAEDLGIPVTYTPGINALSVAEHALGLTLAVLRRTPRLQEILEGGGWRDETPIGTELAEKTVGIIGFGNIGSRLAGLLQGFNVQLLIYDPYIQPEDTQILGGTRVDLDRLLQSADVVSVNASLTDETRGMIGADELSRMRDSAVLVNTARGPIVREDALAEALTTGEIAGAGLDVFETEPLSPASPLHELDSVVLTPHSGARTAEAAEATIERLAQNVNAILAGRDVPDRYLAVAGA, encoded by the coding sequence ATGACAACAGCACTCATTGACCAGGATATCCAGCCGACTGACCTCCTCATCGAAACGCTCGATGCCGGAATCGAGACGACGGTTGGCGGCGATCCCGATGCGGCGGCGCTGATCCAGTCGTTGAAGGAGACGGATGTTCTTTTCACCACGTCGCGACTCCCCGTTACTCGTCGGGTGTTGACGGAGACCGACCTCGAAGTCGTCGGCAAACTCGGGACCGGTATCGACAACGTCGACCTTCGTGCTGCCGAGGACCTCGGCATCCCCGTGACATACACGCCTGGGATCAACGCCCTGTCCGTCGCGGAACACGCCCTCGGGTTGACGCTCGCCGTCCTCAGACGGACACCGCGGCTGCAGGAGATCCTCGAAGGTGGTGGATGGCGGGACGAGACGCCGATCGGGACCGAATTGGCGGAAAAGACCGTCGGGATCATCGGATTCGGAAATATCGGCAGCCGACTCGCCGGCCTCCTACAGGGATTCAACGTCCAGTTACTGATCTACGACCCCTACATCCAACCCGAGGACACCCAGATTCTCGGTGGGACTCGCGTGGACCTCGACCGGTTGCTCCAGTCGGCCGACGTCGTCAGCGTCAATGCATCACTGACCGACGAAACACGAGGAATGATCGGTGCCGACGAACTCTCTCGGATGCGGGACTCCGCCGTGCTCGTCAACACGGCCAGGGGTCCAATCGTCCGCGAAGATGCGCTCGCGGAGGCCCTTACCACCGGCGAGATCGCGGGGGCCGGACTCGACGTCTTCGAAACGGAACCGCTCTCACCAGCGTCTCCACTTCACGAGCTAGATTCGGTCGTTCTCACCCCCCACAGTGGGGCACGGACGGCCGAGGCCGCCGAAGCCACGATCGAGAGATTGGCGCAGAACGTGAACGCGATACTCGCCGGCCGAGACGTCCCGGACCGATATCTGGCAGTCGCTGGCGCTTGA
- a CDS encoding SDR family oxidoreductase — translation MELGIAGNTAIVTAGGNGLGKATAMEFAREGANVVINDISQEALDEATAEISAVSESGAEVLAVQGDLTSAADIQELVAVTVDEFGGIDHLVTSAGGPPSGPFLEMDDDDWQFAYELLVMSVVRLCREAYPHLKEDGGGTIVNSTSRSVKEAIDGLVLSNAVRSGVAGLAKTLSIEFAPDVRTNVVMPGPTETQRQVDLINAAIDRGEYDSYEAAVESKSQGIPLGRLGKPDEFGEFVVMLSSPVASYVNGTAIAIDGGAMSSNV, via the coding sequence ATGGAACTCGGAATCGCCGGTAACACGGCAATCGTGACCGCAGGCGGTAACGGACTCGGAAAAGCAACGGCGATGGAATTCGCCCGAGAAGGGGCCAACGTCGTCATCAACGACATCAGCCAGGAGGCCCTGGACGAAGCAACAGCGGAGATATCGGCCGTCAGCGAATCGGGTGCCGAGGTCCTCGCGGTGCAAGGCGACTTGACCAGCGCGGCGGACATTCAGGAACTGGTCGCCGTCACCGTGGACGAATTCGGTGGTATCGACCACCTCGTGACGAGTGCCGGTGGTCCCCCGTCCGGGCCGTTCCTCGAGATGGACGACGACGATTGGCAGTTCGCGTACGAACTACTTGTCATGAGTGTGGTACGACTGTGCCGAGAAGCCTATCCCCACCTCAAAGAAGACGGTGGCGGAACCATCGTGAATTCGACGTCGCGGAGCGTCAAAGAGGCAATCGATGGCCTCGTCCTCTCGAACGCCGTTCGATCCGGGGTGGCTGGACTCGCGAAGACGCTCTCGATCGAATTCGCCCCCGACGTCCGGACGAACGTCGTGATGCCCGGTCCAACGGAGACACAACGGCAGGTCGATCTGATCAACGCTGCCATCGACCGGGGCGAGTACGACTCATACGAGGCCGCTGTCGAATCCAAATCACAGGGGATTCCCCTTGGACGACTCGGGAAGCCAGACGAGTTCGGCGAGTTCGTCGTCATGCTGTCCTCGCCAGTCGCGAGTTACGTCAACGGGACCGCGATAGCCATCGACGGCGGTGCGATGTCGTCCAACGTCTGA
- a CDS encoding tripartite tricarboxylate transporter substrate binding protein has protein sequence MPNRRDFVKLAGTVSVATTMGLAGCSGNGDGGDGGDGADGGDGGDGGGGDGGDGGDVYPEEGRSIEYIVPFSEGGGTDTYARQIMGKTTEMLGLNLQVNNVPGGASLRGTEQIVNGNPDGYEMGGFNPPSTPLSYLVFEPDFDLTEVKGVCTYATTPYVIIANTDLEVDGFGDLVDRYQDGEFSAIGGCQAQGGLNHVGSLVMRNQMGLEWENYVGYDGCAPAGQAVASGEIPATIGSDLAIEGVVESGRAEVVAVMMSQGSTVFPDAESLTDQGFDNIDYIGGLNRGMYMPPGVDDEKIQTLSSAIEEAIQSDELQQWSEESGNGLSYGPPENADALVQDSIEQIPQQVDIEQIRELAQE, from the coding sequence ATGCCCAACAGGCGTGATTTCGTAAAGCTGGCAGGCACAGTCTCGGTAGCAACAACGATGGGATTGGCCGGTTGTTCGGGGAATGGCGACGGTGGTGATGGCGGCGATGGTGCCGATGGTGGAGACGGTGGCGATGGTGGTGGCGGAGACGGCGGAGACGGCGGAGACGTCTACCCCGAAGAGGGCCGGTCGATCGAGTACATCGTTCCGTTCAGTGAGGGCGGGGGCACGGACACGTATGCCCGACAGATCATGGGCAAGACGACCGAGATGCTTGGCCTCAATCTGCAGGTCAACAACGTGCCGGGGGGAGCGTCCCTCCGTGGAACTGAACAGATCGTGAATGGGAACCCGGACGGCTACGAGATGGGTGGATTCAATCCACCCTCCACACCGTTGTCGTACCTCGTGTTCGAACCGGACTTCGATCTCACCGAGGTGAAGGGGGTCTGCACGTACGCGACGACGCCGTACGTCATCATCGCGAACACGGATCTGGAGGTCGACGGATTCGGTGACTTGGTGGATCGGTACCAGGATGGCGAGTTCAGTGCGATCGGCGGGTGCCAGGCCCAGGGTGGTCTCAACCACGTCGGATCGCTGGTAATGCGGAATCAGATGGGACTCGAATGGGAGAACTACGTCGGTTACGATGGCTGCGCACCTGCTGGCCAGGCCGTCGCTTCGGGCGAGATTCCGGCCACGATCGGCTCCGACCTCGCCATCGAAGGCGTCGTCGAATCCGGTCGGGCCGAGGTCGTCGCGGTCATGATGAGTCAGGGGAGTACGGTCTTTCCCGACGCGGAGTCACTCACGGACCAGGGCTTCGACAACATCGACTACATCGGCGGACTCAATCGCGGGATGTACATGCCCCCGGGAGTTGACGACGAGAAGATCCAGACCCTGTCCTCGGCGATCGAGGAGGCAATTCAGTCGGACGAGCTACAGCAGTGGTCCGAGGAGTCCGGGAATGGACTCTCGTACGGCCCCCCCGAGAACGCGGATGCACTGGTTCAGGATTCCATCGAACAGATTCCCCAGCAAGTCGACATCGAGCAGATCAGGGAACTTGCCCAGGAGTAA
- a CDS encoding universal stress protein: protein MTVLAAVDRDDADSGVVQEAKRLARALETDLVVLHVINRDDFVATELQSMEERDEPIQMDEMKQHAADIAERVGDVTDMAFESVGLVGDVPARVCDYATDIEADYVVIDGRKRTPIGKVVFSDVTQQILLNCTCPVVTVLHDKSEE from the coding sequence ATGACCGTACTCGCAGCAGTCGACAGAGACGACGCGGACTCGGGAGTCGTCCAGGAGGCCAAACGGTTAGCCCGTGCGCTCGAGACCGATCTCGTCGTCCTTCACGTGATCAATCGCGACGATTTCGTCGCGACGGAGTTACAGAGTATGGAGGAGCGAGACGAACCGATTCAGATGGACGAGATGAAACAGCACGCGGCCGATATCGCCGAACGAGTTGGTGACGTGACCGATATGGCGTTCGAATCGGTCGGACTCGTGGGCGACGTGCCAGCGCGTGTCTGTGACTACGCCACGGATATCGAGGCGGATTACGTGGTCATCGACGGTCGAAAACGAACGCCCATCGGCAAGGTAGTGTTCAGCGACGTCACCCAACAAATCCTCCTCAATTGCACCTGCCCGGTCGTGACGGTCCTCCACGACAAGTCCGAGGAGTAG
- a CDS encoding MFS transporter: protein MTTIRDITRVWHKLGHREHVFFWVTLGLAITKTGRSLLPPLLPAIVTDLQISSTMAGIALSLSAIFYALHQYPGGHLSDTLSRKTILVAGLGVVAVGGVTFLTTNTLLGFVVGAAILGAGVGIYGPADRAQVTELFTERRGLAFGFNTSATDIGGVAATVIATGAIGYGAWRLAYGPVVIGAVLIAVLLVALIRHPLRAGTIGFPIRGTATRIYGTSAVRNVIAAYALFNIVVQGVIGFLPTLLHVEYGYSLALATQLFGLVYAVGLVVRPIAGRISDTVARPVVATAGLAVAGMGIVVIVSSPSLPVVVGGVTLFAIGQKAFPPVMQAYLMDGFPVGSMGGDLGLSRTTYIGIGSIGPALVGYTASITTYRFAFAGLLVAILLATVIIVATDTGG, encoded by the coding sequence GTGACCACTATTCGTGATATCACTCGCGTCTGGCACAAACTGGGGCATCGGGAACACGTCTTCTTCTGGGTCACGCTCGGTCTGGCGATAACGAAGACGGGCCGCAGTTTGTTACCACCACTCCTTCCCGCGATCGTCACGGACCTACAGATTAGCTCGACGATGGCCGGCATCGCGCTCTCCCTCTCCGCGATATTCTACGCCCTCCACCAGTACCCTGGTGGTCATCTCTCGGACACCCTCAGCCGGAAGACGATTCTGGTGGCGGGACTGGGTGTGGTGGCCGTGGGTGGCGTGACGTTTCTCACGACGAACACACTCCTGGGTTTCGTGGTCGGTGCTGCGATACTCGGTGCTGGGGTCGGTATCTACGGGCCGGCCGACAGGGCCCAGGTGACCGAACTGTTCACCGAGAGACGTGGTCTCGCATTCGGCTTCAACACGTCCGCAACGGACATCGGTGGCGTGGCAGCGACCGTCATCGCGACCGGCGCCATCGGCTATGGGGCGTGGCGACTCGCCTACGGACCGGTCGTTATCGGCGCCGTTCTCATCGCGGTGCTCCTCGTCGCTCTCATTCGGCACCCGCTCCGGGCAGGAACTATCGGTTTTCCGATCCGCGGCACCGCGACACGAATCTATGGAACGTCGGCGGTCCGAAACGTGATCGCGGCGTATGCCCTCTTCAATATCGTCGTCCAGGGCGTCATTGGATTTCTCCCGACGCTTCTCCACGTCGAATACGGCTATTCGCTGGCCCTGGCGACGCAATTGTTCGGCCTCGTCTACGCAGTCGGCCTCGTGGTTCGGCCGATTGCTGGCCGAATCAGTGATACCGTCGCCAGACCAGTGGTCGCTACGGCGGGGTTGGCGGTGGCTGGTATGGGTATCGTCGTGATCGTGAGTTCCCCGTCACTGCCCGTCGTGGTGGGTGGCGTTACGTTGTTCGCTATCGGACAGAAGGCGTTCCCGCCCGTGATGCAAGCCTATCTGATGGACGGATTTCCCGTCGGGAGTATGGGTGGCGATCTCGGTCTCTCACGTACCACGTACATCGGAATCGGGAGTATCGGGCCCGCCCTCGTCGGATACACGGCGTCGATTACGACGTATCGATTTGCGTTCGCCGGCTTGCTCGTCGCTATCCTGCTCGCGACGGTGATCATCGTGGCCACCGATACCGGTGGCTAA
- a CDS encoding tripartite tricarboxylate transporter TctB family protein → MTDTNTIVDRVLDSERLLPLLLFLVGAFVFVRSFSFGSTAGLFPKMTSGVVIVGSLLLIFENNLPKQLREYVSESAELLGSQEDFEKDVKEDIGKVETDEKTDESHAAEGRWGMSPPVFTGVSIVGYFVSSLLFGMLWMSPVFAFVYSTWSRHSWSLRIGLSVIAFVLAYAFQSVLNLPISGGILLEPEIGLWGI, encoded by the coding sequence ATGACAGATACCAATACCATCGTGGATCGAGTCCTCGACTCCGAGCGCCTGCTTCCGCTGTTGCTGTTTCTGGTCGGTGCGTTCGTCTTCGTGCGGTCGTTTTCGTTCGGCTCGACAGCTGGGCTCTTTCCGAAAATGACCAGTGGTGTCGTGATCGTGGGCTCGTTGTTGTTGATCTTCGAGAATAACCTCCCGAAGCAACTTCGAGAATACGTCTCCGAATCCGCGGAGCTACTCGGCTCCCAGGAGGATTTCGAGAAAGACGTAAAAGAAGACATCGGCAAGGTGGAGACGGACGAAAAAACGGACGAATCCCACGCAGCGGAGGGCCGGTGGGGAATGTCACCCCCGGTATTCACGGGTGTGTCCATCGTCGGCTACTTCGTATCGTCACTGTTATTCGGGATGTTGTGGATGTCGCCGGTGTTCGCATTCGTCTATTCGACGTGGTCGAGACACAGTTGGTCTCTCAGGATCGGGCTGTCCGTGATCGCGTTCGTCCTCGCGTACGCCTTCCAGTCAGTGCTAAATCTCCCCATCTCGGGCGGCATTCTGCTCGAACCCGAGATCGGTCTGTGGGGGATCTGA
- a CDS encoding tripartite tricarboxylate transporter permease has protein sequence MAAIVPVLAESLQFIFTGQTPLWIIAGLLLGILFGALPGIGATLGMAIILPLTIPLDGTDAIILLISIYSGAMYGGSISAILINVPGTAGAAATTFDGYPMSKKGQAITALTTSATSSALGGLLTIFVLILISPLMIELVLLFGSPHYFLLAILGLAMISVITKGSVVKGLVAGAFGLMLMTVGIAPTVPVQRFTFGSTMLYSGLSYIAILIALFAIAEMIRLASEEKISKESVELQGSRLSGVKNTIYHPLLVAKSAIIGMLVGAVPGSGASVSNFLSYGEAVRSSKHPEDFGTGIGEGVIASESANNGTVGGSLVPTFAFGIPGSGSTAVLLGGLIMHGLRPGPDLFTTQLNVTYSVLLALLVGNFIIVLVGLTLVPRAGYLTRIDTHLIIPSIIVLSFLGSLALRNNWVDVATIVVLGFVGFYMKKHDYSVIAFVLGAILGPIAESNMYRSLSVSGGSFGIFVSDPLSIGLAASILIILLGPVIKSVLSQRNSSSA, from the coding sequence ATGGCTGCTATCGTCCCCGTCCTCGCCGAGTCGTTGCAATTCATCTTCACCGGTCAGACCCCGCTCTGGATCATTGCCGGACTTCTCCTCGGCATCCTCTTCGGGGCGCTCCCCGGGATCGGTGCGACGCTCGGGATGGCCATCATCCTCCCGCTCACGATACCGCTCGACGGAACGGACGCGATCATCCTCCTGATAAGCATCTACAGCGGTGCGATGTACGGAGGGTCGATCTCTGCCATCCTCATCAACGTGCCGGGGACTGCTGGTGCTGCAGCCACGACCTTCGACGGGTACCCGATGTCGAAGAAGGGTCAGGCTATCACCGCCCTGACGACGTCTGCGACGAGTTCCGCGCTGGGGGGGCTGCTAACGATCTTCGTTCTCATCCTCATCTCCCCGCTGATGATCGAACTCGTCCTCCTGTTTGGCTCTCCGCATTACTTCCTGCTGGCCATCCTCGGATTGGCGATGATATCCGTCATCACGAAAGGCTCGGTCGTCAAAGGGCTCGTGGCCGGGGCATTCGGGCTGATGTTGATGACGGTCGGCATCGCTCCAACCGTTCCCGTACAGCGGTTTACCTTCGGCTCGACGATGCTGTACAGCGGGCTATCCTACATTGCGATCCTAATCGCCCTGTTCGCGATTGCGGAGATGATCCGTCTCGCCTCCGAGGAGAAGATATCCAAAGAAAGTGTCGAGTTGCAGGGAAGTCGACTCTCCGGGGTGAAGAATACGATCTATCACCCACTCCTCGTCGCGAAGTCGGCGATCATCGGGATGCTGGTCGGCGCAGTTCCGGGCTCGGGCGCCTCGGTGTCGAACTTCCTCTCGTACGGTGAGGCCGTTCGATCTTCCAAGCATCCGGAGGACTTCGGCACCGGAATCGGCGAGGGTGTCATTGCCTCCGAGAGTGCAAACAACGGCACCGTTGGTGGGTCTCTCGTGCCGACCTTCGCCTTCGGCATCCCGGGGAGTGGTTCGACGGCCGTCCTCCTCGGGGGGCTGATCATGCACGGATTACGTCCAGGTCCGGACCTCTTCACCACTCAGCTCAACGTGACCTACAGCGTCCTCCTGGCATTGTTGGTCGGTAATTTCATCATCGTTCTCGTCGGCCTCACGCTGGTGCCAAGAGCCGGGTACCTCACCAGGATCGACACCCACCTGATCATTCCGTCGATCATCGTCCTCTCGTTTCTGGGATCGTTGGCTCTCCGGAACAACTGGGTCGACGTCGCGACCATCGTCGTCCTCGGATTCGTCGGCTTCTACATGAAAAAGCACGACTACTCGGTGATCGCCTTCGTCCTCGGTGCCATCCTCGGACCGATAGCCGAGTCGAACATGTATCGATCTCTCTCCGTCTCTGGTGGCTCGTTCGGTATCTTCGTCTCCGATCCATTATCTATCGGACTCGCGGCGTCGATTCTGATCATCCTCCTGGGACCAGTCATCAAATCCGTGCTCAGTCAACGGAACAGTTCTTCCGCCTGA
- a CDS encoding Ldh family oxidoreductase, whose product MVRVSVPSLKDFTETLLRELGTHPDIAPKVAAILVNADTSGHSSHGVRQIVSKYATEITTGRIDPGSVPTVADEDDAWATIDGNLAFGQAVGALAVEIGVEKARNRGVGLVGLKRTSHIGRVGEFAEQACEAGMGFVAFVSNPGSAYVAPPGSAQRRFSTNPISIGIPTFSALEFPLTADLSTGQVAHGKIKERAVNDDRLPEDWVVDSSGESLRDGAAFEREGVGAIRPLGGETAGHKGFALGVLSELLAASVSDGSVSGMADVLWGNHAAFFVVDVTEFSTRSRIEERASAMAAYVRETDYDPEIGVGTAARGETTLLPGEAEFRSTRRSLERGVSVSPADARDLAALADSLGIDSSTVPDSFVDG is encoded by the coding sequence ATGGTGAGAGTATCGGTACCATCCCTCAAAGACTTCACCGAAACGCTCCTCCGCGAACTGGGCACCCACCCGGACATTGCACCGAAAGTCGCAGCGATCCTCGTGAATGCCGACACGAGCGGGCACAGTTCCCACGGGGTGCGCCAGATCGTCTCGAAATACGCGACCGAGATAACGACGGGGCGGATCGACCCTGGATCGGTCCCGACAGTCGCGGACGAGGACGACGCGTGGGCAACTATCGACGGGAACCTGGCCTTTGGGCAAGCCGTCGGAGCATTGGCGGTGGAGATTGGCGTGGAGAAGGCTCGAAACCGCGGTGTCGGTCTCGTCGGACTGAAGAGGACCTCTCACATCGGTCGGGTGGGAGAGTTCGCAGAACAGGCCTGCGAAGCGGGAATGGGGTTCGTCGCGTTCGTCAGCAATCCCGGGAGTGCGTACGTCGCGCCGCCGGGAAGCGCCCAGCGGCGGTTCTCGACGAATCCGATCTCGATCGGTATCCCGACGTTTTCGGCACTGGAGTTTCCCCTGACCGCAGACCTCTCCACCGGGCAGGTCGCCCACGGGAAGATCAAAGAACGAGCGGTCAACGACGATCGGCTTCCGGAGGACTGGGTCGTCGATTCGTCGGGAGAGTCCCTGCGTGATGGGGCGGCGTTCGAGCGTGAAGGTGTCGGCGCGATCAGGCCGCTCGGTGGCGAGACAGCGGGTCACAAGGGGTTTGCGCTCGGTGTACTGTCGGAGTTGCTCGCGGCCAGCGTCTCGGACGGTTCGGTGTCGGGGATGGCCGACGTGCTATGGGGCAACCACGCCGCGTTTTTCGTCGTCGACGTGACTGAATTTTCCACTCGATCCCGTATCGAAGAGCGCGCGAGCGCGATGGCCGCGTACGTCCGTGAGACGGACTACGATCCCGAAATCGGTGTCGGTACTGCTGCGCGAGGCGAGACGACGCTCCTCCCCGGTGAGGCGGAGTTCCGTTCGACACGGCGGAGTCTCGAACGCGGCGTCTCCGTTTCTCCCGCGGATGCGAGGGACCTCGCCGCGCTGGCGGATTCACTCGGTATCGATTCCTCGACTGTGCCAGACTCGTTCGTGGATGGCTGA